In Pseudofrankia saprophytica, one genomic interval encodes:
- a CDS encoding FHA domain-containing protein, which translates to MSTAVLRISSEAGQVVVPTGQPRFIIGRARNADYVIADSRVSRQHLMIEETADGWAVRDVSSNGTWLGGQRMLQTVEVHGETRFRLGTPTGPEVAILTEFPSQRSPYDYGGDAGMYGGGGDADMQTMLPNQAGYIPPRSPGANRPTRPTRGDDLDYQDARAGGQRQGEYVQADAHARLDREHERSKTYPLRQGTMTIGRGRDNDITITDLLASRHHAQVSVRGNNVELVDLDSANGSFLNGKRVQRGRVGQGDVIAVGHHVFQLEGNQLVEYVDSGDVSFEADGLNVWAPGGGKQLMHDMTFRLPGRALLGVVGPSGAGKSTLLNALTGFRPANKGTVRYAGRDLYDEYDELRRRIGYVPQDDILHTSLTVRKALELGAELRFPPDVTATERSARIDEVLGELGLTQHANTVVSRLSGGQRKRTSVALELLTRPTLLYLDEPTSGLDPGMDLNVMESLRKLADDGRTVIVVTHSVLQLDLCDYVLVLAPGGYVAYFGPPQDALPFFGESNYPRVFRGLEATPGAESAANFRQSRHYVPSAVTAPSARPAPEELPSIRQQSVGKQLITLSRRTFAVIASDKGYLRLSIALPFVLGAIPLAIGGDFKDTNDNFTPNSDAPTIVLIMVLCACFMGMSNSIREIVKEREIYRRERAIGLSRGAYVGSKVVVLAIISALQSIPFTIIAIGTRLPPDPLLVNTLLEFMLAVFVVLFASAMVGLMISALVDNADKTMPLMVVVTMIQLVFSAGIVPVTGTPGLQQVAVISPARWGYAAMASVGDFNLLTKAGLKRPETKNGKPVAGSEVPVNPRAPERDALFDHTPKQYVTDIGLGLVGGVVFIGIASRLLRRLDPKSNKKRAKASASA; encoded by the coding sequence GTGTCTACGGCCGTTCTGAGGATCAGCAGCGAGGCCGGCCAGGTCGTCGTACCGACCGGACAACCACGGTTCATCATCGGCCGGGCCCGCAACGCGGACTATGTGATCGCGGATAGCCGGGTGTCCCGGCAGCATCTCATGATCGAGGAGACGGCTGACGGCTGGGCCGTGCGGGACGTGAGCTCCAACGGCACCTGGCTCGGCGGCCAGCGGATGCTGCAGACCGTCGAGGTCCACGGCGAGACGCGGTTCCGGCTGGGTACGCCCACTGGTCCCGAGGTCGCCATCCTCACCGAGTTCCCGTCGCAGCGGTCGCCGTACGACTACGGCGGCGACGCGGGCATGTACGGCGGCGGCGGCGACGCGGACATGCAGACCATGCTGCCGAACCAGGCGGGCTACATCCCGCCGCGTTCGCCCGGCGCCAACCGGCCCACCCGGCCGACCCGGGGTGACGACCTCGACTACCAGGACGCCCGTGCCGGCGGCCAGCGCCAGGGCGAGTACGTCCAGGCCGACGCGCACGCCCGGCTGGACCGCGAGCACGAGCGCAGCAAGACCTACCCCCTGCGCCAGGGCACGATGACGATCGGCCGCGGCCGCGACAACGACATCACCATCACCGACCTGCTCGCCTCCCGGCACCACGCCCAGGTCTCCGTCCGGGGCAACAACGTCGAGCTCGTCGACCTCGACTCGGCGAACGGCTCGTTCCTCAACGGCAAGCGGGTCCAGCGGGGCCGGGTCGGCCAGGGCGACGTGATCGCCGTCGGGCACCACGTCTTCCAGCTCGAGGGCAACCAGCTCGTCGAGTACGTCGACTCCGGCGACGTCAGCTTCGAGGCCGACGGCCTCAACGTCTGGGCGCCCGGCGGCGGCAAGCAGCTCATGCACGACATGACGTTCCGGCTGCCCGGGCGGGCGCTGCTCGGTGTCGTCGGCCCGTCCGGTGCCGGCAAGTCGACGCTGCTCAACGCGCTCACCGGCTTCCGCCCGGCAAACAAGGGCACCGTCCGCTACGCCGGCCGGGACCTCTACGACGAGTACGACGAGCTGCGCCGCCGGATCGGCTACGTGCCGCAGGACGACATCCTGCACACCTCGCTGACCGTGCGGAAGGCGCTCGAGCTGGGCGCCGAGCTGCGCTTCCCGCCGGACGTCACGGCGACGGAGCGTTCCGCCCGGATCGACGAGGTGCTCGGGGAGCTCGGCCTGACCCAGCACGCGAACACGGTCGTCTCCCGGCTGTCCGGTGGCCAGCGCAAGCGGACCTCGGTCGCGCTCGAGCTGCTCACCCGCCCGACGTTGCTGTACTTGGACGAGCCGACCTCCGGTCTCGACCCGGGCATGGACCTCAACGTCATGGAGTCGCTGCGCAAGCTCGCCGACGACGGCCGCACGGTCATCGTCGTCACGCACTCCGTGCTGCAGCTCGACCTGTGCGACTACGTCCTGGTCCTTGCCCCCGGCGGCTACGTCGCCTACTTCGGCCCGCCGCAGGACGCGCTGCCGTTCTTCGGGGAGAGCAACTACCCCCGGGTCTTCCGCGGGCTGGAGGCGACGCCGGGCGCCGAGTCGGCGGCGAACTTCCGCCAGTCGCGGCACTACGTCCCGTCGGCGGTGACCGCGCCGTCGGCGCGGCCGGCGCCGGAAGAGCTGCCCAGCATCCGGCAGCAGTCGGTCGGGAAACAGCTGATCACGCTGAGCCGGCGAACATTCGCGGTCATCGCGTCCGACAAGGGCTACCTACGATTGTCGATCGCACTGCCGTTCGTGCTCGGCGCGATCCCGCTGGCCATCGGCGGCGACTTCAAGGACACCAACGACAACTTCACGCCCAACTCGGACGCGCCCACGATCGTCCTGATCATGGTGTTGTGTGCGTGCTTCATGGGCATGTCGAACTCGATCCGCGAGATCGTCAAGGAACGCGAGATCTATCGCCGAGAACGGGCGATCGGTCTCTCGCGGGGCGCCTACGTGGGCTCCAAGGTCGTCGTACTGGCGATCATCTCGGCGCTGCAGTCGATCCCGTTCACGATCATCGCGATCGGCACCCGGCTACCACCGGACCCGCTGCTCGTGAACACGCTGCTGGAGTTCATGCTCGCGGTGTTCGTGGTGCTCTTCGCCTCCGCCATGGTCGGCCTGATGATCTCCGCGCTCGTGGACAACGCCGACAAGACGATGCCGCTGATGGTGGTCGTCACGATGATCCAGCTGGTGTTCAGCGCCGGCATCGTGCCGGTGACGGGCACGCCCGGCCTCCAGCAGGTCGCGGTCATCTCGCCGGCCCGGTGGGGCTACGCGGCCATGGCCTCGGTCGGTGACTTCAACCTGCTCACCAAGGCGGGCCTGAAGCGTCCGGAGACCAAGAACGGGAAGCCGGTGGCGGGCAGCGAGGTACCGGTCAACCCGCGGGCGCCCGAGCGGGACGCGCTCTTCGACCACACGCCGAAGCAGTACGTGACCGACATCGGGCTCGGCCTCGTCGGCGGAGTCGTGTTCATCGGCATCGCCTCGAGGCTGCTGCGCCGGCTCGACCCGAAGTCGAACAAGAAGCGCGCCAAAGCATCCGCGAGCGCCTGA
- a CDS encoding LmeA family phospholipid-binding protein, with amino-acid sequence MNNPADDEAYEPGEVARARRDSADRSGRGAPNRPGAPSAPPPPPESFRPASPPPPADWFKPASGRDGDAGAGGGKPARGSGRGTARSRRDAGGAGGPGSAGYTSQPGIPVERYPTPRPGEFPAPVPPTRRQQPPAPASPPRPQGRSGGERPTEYIGRVGSGGGAGARTPGQGGGAGRPTEQLGYGQRDTGADYHDPAVDTNAVTEFSEASAQAPPGGWQAAGAGGGWRDGTAGLPQAAAGTGGTPIPGAGTAEQKPPKRRRRRGRVIALVVVLLLLVLAIPLDRVAAHIAVGQMRKQVEVAVAQNMKPGQQPPIVRKVSLGGFPFLTQVLFGKFKDIGVSLENIPTTADGPKISGVDAHLKGAHVPLGDAISNNVGKVPVDDVEATVRISYDEINAFLKDKQFGWQLAPVDGGKKVQITGSTEQSLPGVGKVNVQLTGVGSFTVENNQLKITPSDVEVKVDTPLGGLPGGSLPIGDLTSNASIPVPLPLPDNLPFDLTIVSAGTTTTGLSVSATAKDVVLPAQSK; translated from the coding sequence GTGAACAACCCAGCAGACGACGAGGCGTACGAGCCCGGCGAGGTCGCCCGGGCCCGACGCGACTCCGCGGACAGGAGCGGGCGGGGGGCCCCGAACCGCCCGGGCGCGCCGAGCGCGCCGCCGCCGCCTCCTGAGTCGTTCCGGCCCGCGAGCCCGCCGCCCCCGGCGGACTGGTTCAAGCCGGCCTCCGGGCGCGATGGCGATGCCGGCGCTGGCGGCGGCAAGCCCGCCCGCGGCTCCGGTCGTGGGACGGCCAGGTCGCGTCGCGACGCCGGCGGCGCCGGCGGCCCGGGAAGCGCCGGTTACACCTCGCAGCCCGGCATCCCCGTCGAGCGGTACCCGACCCCGCGTCCCGGCGAGTTCCCGGCACCGGTCCCGCCGACCCGCCGCCAGCAGCCGCCGGCTCCCGCCAGCCCGCCCAGGCCCCAGGGGCGTTCCGGCGGGGAGCGGCCCACCGAGTACATCGGCCGGGTCGGCTCCGGCGGGGGCGCCGGTGCCCGGACGCCGGGCCAGGGCGGCGGGGCCGGCAGGCCGACCGAGCAGCTGGGCTACGGCCAGCGCGACACCGGTGCCGACTACCACGATCCCGCGGTCGACACCAACGCCGTCACCGAGTTCAGCGAGGCCTCCGCCCAGGCCCCTCCGGGGGGCTGGCAGGCCGCCGGAGCGGGTGGCGGCTGGCGCGACGGCACGGCCGGCCTGCCGCAGGCCGCGGCCGGCACCGGCGGCACGCCGATCCCCGGCGCCGGCACGGCCGAGCAGAAGCCACCGAAGCGGCGCCGCCGCCGCGGCCGGGTGATCGCGCTCGTCGTGGTCCTGCTGCTGCTGGTCCTGGCCATCCCGCTCGACCGCGTCGCGGCGCACATCGCCGTCGGCCAGATGCGCAAGCAGGTCGAGGTGGCCGTGGCCCAGAACATGAAGCCCGGGCAGCAGCCGCCGATCGTGCGCAAGGTCAGCCTCGGCGGCTTCCCGTTCCTCACCCAGGTCCTGTTCGGCAAGTTCAAGGACATCGGCGTCTCGCTGGAGAACATCCCGACCACCGCGGACGGGCCGAAGATCTCCGGCGTCGACGCGCACCTGAAGGGCGCGCACGTCCCGCTCGGTGACGCGATCTCGAACAACGTCGGCAAGGTTCCGGTCGACGACGTCGAGGCGACCGTGCGGATCAGCTACGACGAGATCAACGCCTTCCTCAAGGACAAGCAGTTCGGCTGGCAGCTCGCGCCCGTCGACGGCGGCAAGAAGGTGCAGATCACCGGTTCGACCGAGCAGTCGCTCCCCGGCGTCGGCAAGGTCAATGTGCAGCTGACCGGCGTGGGGTCCTTCACGGTGGAGAACAACCAGCTCAAGATCACCCCGTCTGACGTCGAGGTCAAGGTCGATACGCCGCTGGGCGGCCTCCCCGGTGGAAGTCTCCCGATCGGTGACCTGACGTCGAACGCCTCCATTCCCGTTCCGCTGCCCCTGCCGGACAACCTGCCGTTCGACCTGACCATCGTCAGCGCCGGGACGACGACGACCGGCCTGTCCGTGTCGGCGACCGCCAAGGACGTCGTGCTGCCCGCCCAGTCCAAGTAG
- a CDS encoding SDR family NAD(P)-dependent oxidoreductase, which yields MPREMPAAATGAATAKGAVAAKGPPAPEPAPAPATRGLVLVGPGAAFGTELLARFGREGFRLGVVARSADTIARVTGELAGAGLTMRGAVADVTDAAGLAATLAGLAADLGGLTVLVYNAKLSIRGSALSVPADVLNQTLAVNVTGALTAVQAATPLLVDRVGATILVTVAGSRTEPPAGRFALAVGKAGLATLAAAVSPALADQGVRMRTVVLDGKVGPGGPLRPEAVADHFWQAYASPRGAVFRLAPPGPRRSAATLPLEV from the coding sequence ATGCCACGGGAGATGCCGGCCGCGGCCACGGGCGCGGCGACGGCCAAGGGCGCGGTCGCGGCCAAAGGCCCGCCCGCGCCCGAGCCGGCGCCGGCGCCCGCGACGCGCGGGCTGGTGCTCGTCGGCCCTGGTGCCGCGTTCGGCACCGAGCTGCTCGCCCGGTTCGGGCGGGAGGGCTTCCGGCTCGGCGTGGTGGCCCGCTCCGCCGACACGATCGCCCGGGTGACCGGGGAGCTGGCCGGCGCCGGGCTGACCATGCGCGGCGCGGTCGCCGACGTCACCGACGCCGCCGGCCTGGCCGCGACGCTGGCGGGGCTCGCGGCGGATCTCGGCGGCCTGACCGTGCTCGTCTACAACGCGAAGCTGTCGATCCGCGGCAGCGCGCTCTCCGTCCCCGCGGACGTCCTCAACCAGACGCTCGCCGTCAACGTCACCGGTGCCCTCACCGCGGTCCAGGCCGCGACGCCGCTGCTGGTCGACCGGGTCGGCGCGACGATCCTGGTGACCGTCGCCGGCAGCCGTACCGAGCCGCCCGCCGGTCGGTTCGCGCTCGCGGTCGGCAAGGCGGGGCTCGCGACGCTCGCCGCCGCCGTGAGCCCGGCGCTCGCGGACCAGGGGGTCCGGATGCGCACCGTCGTCCTGGACGGCAAGGTCGGCCCCGGCGGCCCGCTGCGCCCCGAGGCGGTCGCCGACCACTTCTGGCAGGCGTACGCGTCCCCGCGCGGCGCGGTCTTCCGGCTCGCCCCGCCCGGCCCCCGCCGGTCCGCCGCCACTCTGCCCCTCGAGGTCTGA
- a CDS encoding FAD-binding oxidoreductase — protein MTESPNPPDSLSQRLASPERAGDAGDLAWWGWGSPDERAELPEAVRTLLVDGLGFAERPSPPVDLGAVELAVSALPGPARAALAAILGAEHVRDDREVRIRHCRGRSTPDLLALRAGDASAAPDAVLLPASHDEVAAVLAACAEHRVAVVPFGGGTSVVGGLAPARAGFAAVVALDLRRMNRLLDVDPVSLTATLEPGLRGPAAEALLAVHGLTLGHVPQSWEYATIGGFAATRSSGQASSGYGRFDAVVVGLRVATPLGGWELGRAPASAAGPDLRQLVLGSEGAFGVITAVRVRVRPLPAERRYEGWRVGTFDAGLDLMRELAQRDLLPAVARLSDELETAAGAATPHGAGEPTGDGTDGDGADGAGAGPGCYVVLGYEGEPERVRRHAADLAELLRARGARPLGTEVGDDWVRGRFHGPRLRDALLDAGMFAETLETATFWSGLGGLYAGVSGALAEAYAAAGVPVVVLCHVSHLYPTGASLYFTVVAGHSDDRAGLWARAKAAASAAIVAAEGTITHHHAVGTDHRPWLGAEIGDVGVAVLRAVKRALDPAGILNPGVLVPELPASVGLPASVGVGAPRAGSIG, from the coding sequence GTGACCGAGTCGCCGAATCCACCGGACAGCCTCAGCCAGCGCCTGGCCTCGCCCGAACGGGCCGGTGACGCCGGCGACCTGGCCTGGTGGGGATGGGGGAGCCCCGACGAGCGGGCGGAGCTGCCCGAGGCGGTCCGGACGCTGCTCGTCGACGGGCTTGGCTTCGCCGAACGGCCGAGCCCGCCGGTGGATCTCGGCGCCGTCGAGCTCGCGGTGTCCGCGCTGCCCGGGCCCGCGCGCGCCGCCCTGGCCGCCATCCTCGGCGCCGAGCACGTCCGCGACGACCGGGAGGTCCGGATCCGGCACTGCCGGGGACGGTCCACCCCCGACCTGCTCGCGCTGCGCGCCGGCGACGCCTCCGCCGCCCCGGACGCGGTTCTGCTGCCGGCCAGCCACGACGAGGTCGCCGCGGTGCTCGCCGCCTGCGCCGAGCACCGCGTCGCCGTCGTGCCGTTCGGCGGCGGCACCTCCGTCGTCGGCGGTCTCGCGCCGGCCAGGGCCGGCTTCGCCGCCGTCGTCGCGCTCGACCTGCGCCGGATGAACCGGCTGCTCGACGTCGACCCGGTCTCGCTCACCGCCACGCTGGAGCCGGGGCTGCGCGGCCCCGCGGCGGAGGCGCTGCTCGCCGTGCACGGCCTGACCCTCGGCCACGTCCCGCAGTCCTGGGAGTACGCGACCATCGGCGGCTTCGCCGCGACCCGTTCCAGCGGGCAGGCGTCCAGCGGCTACGGCCGGTTCGACGCGGTCGTCGTCGGGCTGCGGGTGGCGACGCCGCTCGGCGGCTGGGAGCTCGGCCGCGCGCCGGCGTCCGCCGCCGGCCCCGACCTGCGCCAGCTGGTGCTCGGCTCGGAAGGCGCGTTCGGGGTGATCACCGCGGTGCGGGTGCGGGTGCGCCCGCTGCCGGCGGAGCGGCGCTACGAGGGCTGGCGGGTCGGGACGTTCGACGCCGGCCTCGACCTGATGCGCGAGCTGGCCCAGCGCGACCTGCTCCCGGCGGTCGCCCGCCTGTCCGACGAGCTGGAGACGGCCGCGGGCGCCGCCACCCCGCACGGCGCCGGTGAGCCGACCGGCGACGGCACGGACGGCGACGGCGCGGACGGCGCCGGCGCGGGGCCCGGATGCTACGTCGTGCTCGGGTACGAGGGGGAGCCGGAACGGGTACGCCGGCACGCCGCGGATCTCGCCGAGCTGCTGCGCGCCCGCGGCGCCCGCCCGCTGGGCACCGAGGTCGGCGACGACTGGGTGCGCGGGCGGTTCCACGGCCCCCGCCTGCGCGACGCGCTGCTGGACGCGGGCATGTTCGCGGAGACGCTGGAGACGGCCACCTTCTGGTCGGGGCTCGGCGGTCTGTACGCGGGGGTCAGCGGCGCGCTCGCCGAGGCCTACGCCGCCGCAGGGGTGCCGGTGGTGGTCCTCTGCCACGTCTCGCACCTGTACCCGACCGGCGCTTCGCTGTACTTCACGGTGGTCGCCGGCCACAGCGACGACCGCGCGGGCCTGTGGGCCCGGGCGAAGGCGGCCGCGAGCGCGGCGATCGTCGCCGCCGAGGGGACGATCACCCATCACCACGCCGTCGGCACCGACCATCGCCCCTGGCTCGGCGCCGAGATCGGCGACGTCGGCGTCGCCGTGCTGCGCGCCGTCAAGCGGGCGCTCGACCCTGCCGGCATCCTCAACCCCGGTGTGCTCGTCCCGGAACTGCCCGCGTCCGTAGGGCTGCCGGCGTCCGTGGGGGTCGGCGCGCCCAGAGCGGGATCGATAGGCTGA
- a CDS encoding glycerol-3-phosphate dehydrogenase/oxidase, translating to MNGVGPISTPTPGGSLSPARRERELARLAGGEVVDLLVVGAGVTGAGVALDAASRGLSVALVEARDLAWGTSRWSSKLVHGGLRYLASGDLGLAMESATERDILLRRTAPHLVHPVPILVPLTPAVRRTDAAVMTAGLRVADVLRRAARTPSGTLPPPRRLTAVETHQLAPALSEAGLRGGLIYWDGQLVDDARLVVAIARTAAAHGARVLTRLRARTLDGTGALVEDTLTGSTFSLRARAVVNATGVWAPTLAPEVRLRPSRGTHLVVAAGAFGGTRTALTVPMPGKRNRYALVLPQDDDRVYVGLTDVPADTVEDVPRPTAAEVEELLGVVSGVLDAPLDRADVLGAFAGLRPLLDVADTAGSSGRAAASLVRSIRHPLRGRGPSGVPAASAAPALPRASRSADLSRRHAVLVGPDGVVTVVGGKLTTYRRMARDAVDLAVSRAGLAAGACRTARLPLVGAAPRAQLAAVEAPRRLVERYGTEAPAVLAEARGNPDLLAPIAPGTSVTGAELLFALRHEGALDVDDLLDRRARIGLVAADRAAALPRAAQLVDFVAGERV from the coding sequence ATGAACGGGGTTGGACCCATCTCGACACCTACGCCGGGCGGGTCGCTGTCGCCGGCGCGCCGCGAGCGCGAGCTGGCCCGCCTGGCCGGCGGCGAGGTCGTCGACCTGCTGGTCGTCGGCGCCGGGGTGACCGGTGCCGGCGTCGCCCTCGACGCGGCGAGCCGGGGGCTGTCGGTGGCGCTCGTCGAGGCGCGCGACCTCGCCTGGGGCACCAGCCGGTGGAGCTCGAAGCTCGTCCACGGCGGGCTGCGCTACCTCGCCAGCGGCGACCTGGGGCTGGCGATGGAGAGCGCCACCGAACGGGACATCCTGTTGCGCCGGACCGCGCCGCACCTGGTCCACCCGGTACCGATCTTGGTGCCGCTGACGCCGGCCGTACGGCGTACCGACGCGGCGGTGATGACCGCGGGCCTGCGGGTCGCCGACGTGCTGCGCCGCGCCGCGCGCACCCCCAGCGGCACGCTGCCGCCGCCGCGTCGGCTCACCGCCGTCGAGACACACCAGCTCGCGCCGGCCCTCAGCGAGGCCGGACTGCGCGGCGGGCTGATCTACTGGGACGGCCAGCTGGTCGACGACGCGCGCCTCGTCGTCGCGATCGCGCGCACGGCCGCGGCCCACGGCGCGCGGGTGCTCACCCGGCTGCGGGCGCGCACGCTCGACGGCACCGGGGCGCTCGTCGAGGACACCCTGACCGGTTCGACGTTCTCGCTGCGGGCCCGCGCGGTCGTGAACGCGACGGGGGTGTGGGCGCCGACGCTCGCGCCCGAGGTGCGGCTGCGGCCGAGCCGGGGCACCCACCTGGTGGTCGCCGCGGGCGCGTTCGGGGGCACCCGCACCGCGCTGACCGTGCCGATGCCGGGCAAGCGCAACCGCTACGCGCTGGTGCTGCCGCAGGACGACGACCGGGTCTACGTGGGTCTCACCGACGTCCCGGCCGACACGGTGGAGGATGTGCCCCGGCCGACCGCCGCCGAGGTCGAGGAGCTGCTCGGCGTCGTCTCCGGCGTGCTGGACGCTCCGCTGGACCGCGCCGACGTGCTCGGCGCGTTCGCCGGGCTGCGCCCGCTCCTCGACGTCGCGGACACCGCTGGCTCCTCGGGCCGGGCCGCCGCGTCGCTGGTCCGCTCGATCAGGCACCCACTACGCGGCCGTGGTCCTTCCGGGGTTCCTGCCGCATCCGCGGCTCCCGCCCTCCCACGCGCGTCTCGCAGCGCCGACCTGTCCCGCCGGCACGCCGTGCTCGTCGGCCCAGACGGGGTCGTCACCGTCGTCGGCGGCAAGCTGACCACGTATCGCCGGATGGCGCGCGACGCGGTGGATCTGGCGGTCTCGCGGGCCGGTCTCGCCGCCGGAGCCTGCCGTACCGCCCGGCTGCCGCTGGTCGGCGCGGCGCCGCGCGCCCAGCTCGCCGCCGTCGAAGCGCCGCGGCGGCTGGTCGAGCGGTACGGCACCGAGGCACCCGCCGTGCTCGCCGAGGCGCGAGGCAATCCGGATCTGCTCGCGCCGATCGCTCCCGGGACGTCGGTCACGGGCGCGGAACTGCTGTTCGCGCTACGGCACGAGGGAGCACTCGACGTCGACGACCTACTCGACCGGCGCGCCCGGATCGGCCTGGTGGCGGCGGACCGGGCCGCCGCCCTGCCGCGCGCGGCCCAGCTCGTCGACTTCGTCGCCGGCGAGCGGGTCTAG
- a CDS encoding ATP-binding protein produces MPARALDTFSAVYFRGLAVLRALVVLFTVSYVGIWWRDWYGQRPGGLVGPALVVAWSLVYIAVTARRALPRALVLVDVAIGIAVGLTAPWTVPDASLGDPSSWVLLTVVFAALSAVCALRTRFSLVAILALACAHFIPAHDHRPQVVTSTGLLLFIGLALRQGVVRIRRVALDADAWLDAVGARSRAELVAAARARSARSSERFLHDTVLNMLAGIGLGGVGDAGVGGGAGGETAGTSSGEAGLARARARCRRVVAQVEQLLASSGSTADAPGDSDGELDRQVRAVAEEAVDDGLDVTLTFTRVDDRRWPLPARRARDAEPAGPAAELLPTDVVNALAAAMREALTNIRRHAGVGAARVSVNRWRDGVRVEIEDDGVGFDAVRYDPAATRTAAAVPAGDGPDEEAHLGVSGSVHGRMADVGGWAGIESVPGQGTRVELDWQAPRPVPAGSADGADLRRDYERAIRRAVGVALLAGVVVLALPAVAFRAHSEPSLDLLAPIASYASLLLWVVVAGGALRIAAVTWWRPLTGVESLTALGFIVAIVLAGAATTSGTDVIRIYDWAGILAPTVLLLPITVSRPARQWVAAVTVVLAVALAVSLPRIGTAPLELIRMLGTLYGISTVQLLVTTAGPVLRATADATTRAAHLEAELGAHQEAAAVVRRDRARRLARLNGDVLPLLRAVADGSADPRDEQVRRLCANRARALRRMLSGSGGRAGPLAELETAIDAAEARGATVNLQVAGEFADIPYEVRDELVDLLSETLRVAPPGRVTVTLMCDGRTGDGYISYPAVSYPVVILAGAGTAAGAPSRSTVPDGQAASGGPGTTSSVAILDGAAPPDEVVPLDGTGWPRTCALVTRVELDEDSTIVELAWPAPASAG; encoded by the coding sequence ATGCCGGCCCGCGCTCTTGACACGTTCTCCGCGGTGTACTTCCGCGGCCTGGCTGTGCTGCGCGCCCTCGTCGTGCTGTTCACCGTCAGCTATGTCGGGATCTGGTGGCGCGACTGGTACGGCCAGCGCCCGGGTGGCCTGGTCGGCCCGGCGCTCGTGGTGGCCTGGAGCCTGGTCTACATCGCGGTCACCGCCCGGCGGGCGCTGCCGCGGGCGCTCGTCCTCGTCGACGTCGCCATCGGGATCGCCGTCGGGCTGACGGCGCCGTGGACGGTGCCCGACGCCTCGCTGGGTGACCCCAGCTCGTGGGTCCTGCTCACCGTCGTGTTCGCCGCGCTGAGCGCGGTCTGCGCGCTGCGCACCCGCTTCTCGCTGGTGGCGATCCTGGCCCTCGCCTGCGCCCACTTCATTCCGGCCCATGACCACCGGCCACAGGTCGTCACCTCCACCGGGCTGTTGCTGTTCATCGGGCTCGCGCTGCGCCAGGGGGTGGTCCGGATCCGCCGGGTGGCGCTGGACGCCGACGCCTGGCTGGACGCGGTCGGCGCGCGGTCGCGTGCCGAGCTGGTCGCCGCGGCGCGCGCGCGGTCGGCGCGCTCGAGCGAGCGCTTCCTGCACGACACGGTGCTGAACATGCTCGCCGGCATCGGCCTCGGCGGTGTCGGCGACGCCGGTGTGGGCGGTGGCGCCGGTGGCGAGACCGCCGGCACCTCCTCGGGCGAGGCGGGTCTCGCGCGAGCCAGGGCGCGCTGTCGCCGCGTCGTCGCGCAGGTGGAGCAGCTGCTGGCCAGCTCCGGCAGCACCGCCGACGCCCCCGGCGACTCGGACGGCGAGCTGGACCGGCAGGTGCGCGCGGTCGCCGAGGAGGCTGTCGACGACGGCCTGGACGTGACGCTGACCTTCACCCGGGTCGACGACCGGCGGTGGCCACTGCCGGCCAGGCGGGCGCGCGACGCCGAGCCGGCCGGGCCCGCGGCCGAGCTCCTGCCCACGGACGTGGTGAACGCGCTCGCCGCGGCGATGCGCGAGGCGCTGACCAACATCCGCCGGCACGCCGGCGTCGGCGCGGCGCGCGTCAGCGTCAACCGCTGGCGGGACGGGGTGCGCGTCGAGATCGAGGACGACGGCGTCGGCTTCGACGCGGTCCGCTACGACCCCGCGGCCACTCGCACCGCCGCCGCTGTCCCGGCCGGTGACGGCCCGGACGAGGAGGCCCACCTCGGCGTCAGCGGCTCGGTGCACGGCCGGATGGCCGACGTCGGTGGCTGGGCCGGGATCGAGTCGGTCCCCGGGCAGGGCACCCGGGTCGAGCTGGACTGGCAGGCGCCGCGGCCCGTTCCCGCCGGGTCGGCCGACGGCGCCGACCTGCGCCGGGACTACGAACGGGCCATCCGCCGCGCCGTCGGCGTCGCCCTGCTGGCCGGCGTCGTGGTGCTCGCGCTGCCCGCGGTGGCCTTCCGCGCGCACTCCGAGCCGTCGCTGGACCTCCTCGCGCCGATCGCGTCGTACGCGTCGCTCCTGCTGTGGGTGGTGGTGGCCGGCGGGGCGCTCCGGATCGCCGCCGTCACCTGGTGGCGCCCGCTGACGGGCGTCGAGTCGCTGACGGCCCTTGGTTTCATCGTCGCGATCGTCCTGGCCGGCGCGGCGACCACCTCCGGCACCGACGTGATCAGGATCTACGACTGGGCCGGGATTCTGGCGCCGACGGTACTGCTCCTCCCGATCACCGTGTCCAGGCCGGCTCGGCAGTGGGTCGCGGCCGTGACGGTGGTGCTCGCGGTGGCGCTGGCGGTCAGCCTGCCCCGGATCGGCACGGCGCCGCTGGAGCTGATCCGGATGCTCGGCACCCTCTACGGGATCTCGACGGTCCAGCTGCTGGTGACGACCGCCGGGCCGGTGCTGCGGGCGACCGCCGACGCGACCACGCGGGCGGCGCACCTCGAGGCGGAGCTGGGCGCGCACCAGGAGGCGGCCGCCGTCGTGCGCCGGGACCGGGCGCGCCGGCTCGCCCGGCTCAACGGGGACGTGCTCCCGCTGCTGCGCGCGGTCGCGGACGGCTCGGCCGACCCGCGCGACGAGCAGGTCCGCCGGCTCTGCGCGAACCGGGCCAGGGCGCTGCGCCGGATGCTGTCCGGCTCCGGTGGGCGGGCCGGGCCGCTCGCCGAGCTGGAGACGGCGATCGACGCCGCCGAGGCGCGCGGCGCGACCGTCAACCTCCAGGTCGCCGGCGAGTTCGCCGACATCCCCTACGAGGTCCGCGACGAGCTCGTCGACCTGCTGAGCGAGACCCTGCGGGTGGCGCCGCCAGGCCGGGTGACCGTGACCCTGATGTGCGACGGCCGTACCGGCGACGGCTACATCTCCTATCCCGCGGTCTCCTATCCCGTGGTCATCCTCGCCGGCGCGGGCACCGCCGCCGGCGCCCCCAGCCGCTCGACGGTCCCGGATGGCCAGGCGGCCTCCGGCGGTCCGGGCACCACGTCGTCCGTGGCCATCCTCGACGGCGCGGCGCCCCCGGACGAGGTGGTCCCGCTGGACGGCACGGGCTGGCCGCGGACCTGCGCGCTGGTCACCCGGGTCGAGCTGGACGAGGACAGCACGATCGTCGAACTGGCCTGGCCGGCGCCGGCCAGCGCCGGCTGA